Proteins from a genomic interval of Phycisphaerae bacterium:
- a CDS encoding Crp/Fnr family transcriptional regulator has translation MVDSGNSPIQRYLQQCGLFRGLNEASTAKLAEISISRRFSKGQTIFREGAPCPGIYVMAEGLVRVVKYAPSGKEHVLHLAYPGMTFAEVAAIGRFPCPATAEAMEDTLCVLILQDRLTQLLRADHALCLQIMETFAWWVKHFVGLLEDLVLRDSTGRVARHLLHAGAAAGEEAFLLPMLKKDLASHLNLTGETLSRTIRRLADAGLIELLDQQRIRIMDRARLEDVAAGLPAGEFD, from the coding sequence ATGGTCGACAGCGGAAACTCCCCCATTCAGCGTTACTTGCAGCAATGTGGGCTTTTTCGGGGATTGAATGAAGCCTCGACGGCCAAGCTGGCGGAGATTTCGATCTCCCGTCGCTTTTCCAAGGGACAGACCATCTTCCGCGAAGGTGCCCCATGTCCGGGCATTTACGTGATGGCCGAGGGGCTGGTTCGTGTTGTGAAGTACGCGCCCAGCGGGAAGGAACACGTCCTTCACCTGGCGTATCCGGGGATGACCTTTGCCGAGGTAGCGGCGATCGGGCGTTTCCCCTGCCCGGCGACGGCCGAGGCCATGGAAGACACGCTTTGCGTGCTGATTCTCCAGGACCGGCTGACGCAGCTGCTGCGGGCTGACCACGCCCTTTGTCTTCAGATCATGGAGACTTTTGCCTGGTGGGTAAAGCACTTCGTGGGCTTGCTTGAGGACCTTGTGCTGCGTGATTCCACCGGGCGGGTGGCGAGGCACCTGTTGCATGCGGGGGCAGCGGCCGGCGAGGAGGCTTTTCTCCTGCCCATGTTGAAGAAGGATCTGGCGAGCCATCTGAATCTGACCGGCGAGACGTTGTCGCGGACCATCCGGCGACTGGCGGATGCCGGGCTGATCGAGTTGCTGGACCAGCAGCGGATTCGGATAATGGACCGTGCCCGGCTCGAGGACGTGGCCGCCGGCCTGCCCGCCGGCGAGTTTGACTGA
- a CDS encoding 4Fe-4S binding protein, with protein MVRDIVVIDEAKCDGCGQCVTACAEGAIQVINGKARLVSELYCDGLGACLGHCPQGAITVQKREAVAFDEAAVAQHLARSGRKPQPHSSPTTVSAPAATARTGCPGSRFQDLTASSGHHPGGGCPSAAFAQFEARHATPPRPGPHASAETPSELTHWPVQLRLLPPGAPALQKAHLLLAADCVPVAYPEFHRNMLRGRAVVIACPKLDDPDGYVEKLTEMLQIGDIASITVAHMEVPCCTGILRMAIEARSQSGKGIPLHDVVISRQGEILARREVPFTITN; from the coding sequence ATGGTACGCGATATCGTGGTGATTGACGAGGCAAAGTGCGATGGCTGCGGTCAGTGCGTGACCGCCTGCGCAGAAGGAGCCATCCAGGTCATCAATGGCAAGGCCAGGCTCGTGTCCGAACTCTATTGTGACGGACTCGGCGCCTGCCTGGGACACTGTCCCCAGGGGGCCATCACCGTCCAGAAACGGGAAGCGGTCGCATTCGACGAGGCGGCCGTCGCCCAGCATCTGGCTCGCTCCGGCCGGAAGCCCCAGCCTCATTCAAGCCCGACCACTGTTTCCGCCCCGGCGGCGACCGCCCGCACCGGCTGCCCGGGAAGCCGCTTCCAGGATCTGACCGCGTCCTCCGGCCACCACCCCGGAGGCGGCTGCCCGTCTGCCGCGTTCGCTCAGTTCGAGGCAAGGCACGCCACGCCACCCCGCCCAGGCCCCCACGCCTCCGCCGAGACGCCGTCGGAACTCACCCACTGGCCTGTCCAGCTCCGCCTCCTGCCCCCCGGCGCCCCAGCCCTGCAAAAGGCACACCTGCTGCTGGCGGCCGACTGTGTACCCGTCGCCTACCCCGAATTCCACCGCAACATGCTCCGCGGCCGAGCCGTGGTCATCGCCTGCCCCAAGCTCGATGATCCGGACGGCTACGTCGAGAAGCTGACCGAGATGCTCCAGATCGGAGACATCGCCTCGATCACCGTCGCTCACATGGAGGTGCCCTGCTGCACCGGAATCCTGCGCATGGCGATCGAAGCCCGCAGCCAAAGCGGCAAGGGAATACCCCTGCACGATGTGGTCATCAGCCGCCAAGGAGAAATCCTGGCCCGCCGCGAAGTACCGTTCACCATAACGAATTGA
- the hcp gene encoding hydroxylamine reductase, giving the protein MFCNQCEQTARGTGCTITGVCGKNPDIQSLQETLLYGLKGMAAYAHHARRLGMIDEEVDAFVEEALFATVTNVNFDLDSHIELVLECGKQNLRVMQMLDEGHVKRFGSPSPAKVYEGTKAGPGILVTGHDMVDLVDLLEQTKGTGVNVYTHGEMLPAHMYPGLRQYPHLAGHFGGAWQKQRKEFAQFTGAILATTNCVLIPEAGYKDRLFTTRVTAVPGATRLKTNDLSAVIACAKKSQPLPHAPVKESTIGFHHSVLLGLADKIVAAIKAKKINHFFVIGGCDGAEPGRNYFSEYARMTPPDSLVLTLGCGKYRIRDNDFGTLHLEGVGPIPRLLDMGQCNNAYGAIQVAVGLSKAFHCSVNDLPLTLVISWFEQKAVAVLLTLLYLGVKGIRIGPAAPAFISPNVFKVLQEKFDLRLTGTDPAADLKQAISPAA; this is encoded by the coding sequence GTGTTCTGCAATCAATGTGAACAGACAGCTCGCGGAACGGGATGCACCATCACCGGCGTGTGCGGCAAAAACCCGGACATCCAGTCGCTGCAGGAAACCCTGCTGTACGGATTGAAGGGAATGGCCGCCTACGCCCACCACGCCCGCAGGCTGGGAATGATCGACGAAGAGGTCGATGCCTTTGTCGAAGAGGCCCTCTTCGCAACCGTCACCAACGTGAACTTCGATCTCGACAGCCACATCGAACTCGTCCTGGAGTGCGGCAAGCAGAACCTCCGGGTCATGCAGATGCTCGACGAAGGCCACGTCAAACGATTCGGTTCGCCGTCACCCGCCAAGGTCTACGAGGGCACCAAGGCCGGCCCTGGCATCCTGGTGACCGGCCACGACATGGTCGATCTGGTCGACCTCCTCGAACAAACCAAGGGCACCGGCGTGAATGTCTACACCCACGGAGAGATGCTCCCCGCTCACATGTACCCGGGACTCCGCCAATACCCGCATCTCGCCGGCCATTTCGGCGGAGCATGGCAGAAGCAGCGCAAGGAGTTCGCCCAGTTCACCGGCGCCATTCTCGCGACCACCAATTGCGTGCTCATCCCCGAGGCGGGCTACAAGGACCGTCTCTTCACCACCCGCGTGACCGCCGTCCCAGGCGCCACCCGCCTCAAGACGAACGATCTCTCAGCGGTCATCGCCTGCGCCAAGAAATCCCAGCCGCTGCCCCACGCCCCAGTCAAGGAATCCACCATCGGATTCCATCACTCCGTACTGCTGGGGCTGGCCGACAAGATCGTGGCCGCCATCAAGGCCAAGAAGATCAACCACTTCTTCGTCATCGGTGGCTGCGACGGCGCCGAGCCCGGCCGCAACTACTTCTCCGAGTACGCCCGCATGACTCCGCCCGATTCACTGGTCCTCACCCTGGGATGCGGCAAGTACCGCATTCGCGACAACGACTTCGGCACCCTCCACCTAGAGGGTGTCGGCCCCATCCCGCGACTTCTCGACATGGGCCAGTGCAACAACGCCTATGGGGCAATCCAGGTGGCCGTCGGACTCTCCAAGGCATTCCACTGCTCGGTGAACGACCTGCCCCTGACCCTGGTGATCTCCTGGTTCGAGCAGAAGGCGGTCGCGGTGCTCCTCACCCTTCTCTATCTCGGCGTCAAGGGCATCCGCATCGGGCCGGCCGCACCGGCTTTCATCTCGCCAAACGTGTTCAAGGTGCTCCAGGAGAAGTTCGACCTGCGTTTGACCGGCACGGACCCCGCCGCTGATCTGAAACAGGCAATCAGCCCTGCAGCCTGA
- a CDS encoding DUF1571 domain-containing protein has protein sequence MIQHHVSKRRIRVLLCLALAASFAIQCQRAMVNRNAEMVASPPVAPRAEQAFASPATAVQVSASSVEARAARDPVAFFESLLDVYDRGVRDYTCTFSKQERLGDTLGAMQVVEVMFRERPLSVRFKWIKNQDKCARVLYVAKQWVKDGNELAVVEPGAIARLVVPYVMRPIHGDDAKRSSRRTIDQFGFRNTLALTLKYAKLAREQGVGDFAYKGTSEVDGRETLLFERHLPFTGDGSTWPDRVLVVHIDKEHLLPTLCQSYADDAKSVLLGHYQMVDAKFNVNLPDSTFTKEGMGLQ, from the coding sequence TTGATTCAGCACCACGTCAGCAAGCGTCGGATTCGCGTGCTCTTGTGCTTGGCGCTTGCCGCGAGTTTCGCGATTCAATGCCAGCGGGCGATGGTAAACCGGAACGCGGAGATGGTCGCTTCGCCGCCGGTGGCGCCCCGCGCGGAGCAGGCCTTCGCCAGTCCGGCCACGGCGGTTCAGGTGTCGGCGAGCAGCGTCGAGGCCCGGGCGGCTCGAGATCCTGTCGCCTTCTTTGAGAGCCTCCTGGACGTTTACGATCGGGGCGTCCGCGACTACACCTGCACGTTCAGCAAGCAGGAGCGTCTGGGCGATACGCTTGGTGCGATGCAGGTGGTCGAGGTGATGTTCCGCGAGCGACCGCTCAGTGTTCGCTTCAAGTGGATCAAGAACCAGGACAAGTGCGCGCGCGTCCTCTATGTGGCGAAGCAGTGGGTGAAGGACGGCAATGAGCTTGCCGTGGTCGAGCCCGGTGCCATTGCCCGCCTGGTCGTGCCTTACGTCATGCGACCGATCCATGGCGATGACGCCAAGCGGAGTTCCCGGCGGACGATCGACCAGTTCGGCTTCCGCAACACGCTGGCCCTGACGCTGAAATACGCGAAGCTCGCGAGGGAGCAGGGGGTCGGTGACTTCGCGTACAAAGGCACGAGTGAGGTGGACGGTCGCGAGACCCTTTTGTTCGAGCGGCATCTGCCTTTCACCGGTGATGGGAGCACCTGGCCCGATCGCGTTCTTGTCGTGCATATTGACAAGGAACACCTGCTCCCGACACTGTGCCAGTCGTACGCCGATGACGCGAAGAGCGTGTTGCTGGGTCACTACCAGATGGTGGACGCCAAGTTCAACGTGAATCTTCCGGACTCAACCTTCACGAAGGAAGGCATGGGTCTTCAGTAA
- a CDS encoding PAS domain S-box protein yields MEPVSDEFLRDACLHAGVAMIAADANLHVRFWNRAATRIFGGSAESMYGQPIASIVPHERRELAERLIGRTLQSGEVTEFEFPLRDAAGHAVYLAITVSPIINTKGNHAGVTIHIRDVTRRIEAERSMAQSRKMAALGTMAGAISHHFNNLLCGLITSVDFARDSTDPQVLQRTLRAIVPILNRASVLTRSLLAFAEGDHSHSPPENVTTIVTRFLESVKAVAAVRKVEIRSHLQPVNAELPAKQLTTILDCLAANASEAMPNGGVLTLGLEPAANGREFVLRVSDTGQGIPEDQLTRVFEPFFTTKGLDATGSADHPGLGLAVVHGIVRDLGGSVTFCSTPESGTTFSVRLPCQSKTPAA; encoded by the coding sequence ATGGAGCCAGTCAGCGACGAGTTCCTGAGAGATGCCTGCCTGCACGCCGGTGTCGCCATGATCGCGGCCGACGCCAACCTGCACGTTCGCTTCTGGAATCGTGCGGCCACACGCATCTTCGGTGGATCGGCGGAGTCAATGTACGGCCAGCCGATCGCTTCGATCGTGCCCCATGAGCGGCGGGAACTGGCCGAACGACTGATCGGCCGTACACTCCAGTCCGGCGAGGTTACCGAGTTCGAGTTCCCTCTTCGGGATGCGGCCGGCCACGCCGTGTACCTGGCCATCACCGTGTCGCCGATCATCAACACGAAGGGAAACCATGCCGGCGTGACCATCCACATTCGTGACGTCACCCGCCGGATCGAGGCTGAACGCAGCATGGCCCAGAGCCGCAAGATGGCCGCCCTGGGTACAATGGCCGGGGCAATCAGTCATCACTTCAACAACCTGCTCTGCGGCCTGATCACTTCGGTGGACTTCGCCCGAGACAGTACCGATCCGCAGGTCCTGCAACGCACGCTGCGGGCCATCGTTCCCATCCTCAACCGGGCAAGCGTGTTAACACGCAGCCTGCTCGCGTTTGCCGAAGGCGACCACAGCCACAGTCCGCCGGAAAACGTCACCACGATCGTCACCCGTTTCCTCGAGTCGGTGAAAGCCGTCGCCGCGGTCCGCAAGGTTGAAATCAGGTCCCACCTCCAGCCAGTCAATGCCGAGTTGCCCGCCAAACAGCTGACCACAATACTCGACTGCCTGGCGGCGAATGCCTCGGAAGCGATGCCCAATGGGGGGGTGCTGACCCTGGGACTGGAGCCGGCGGCGAACGGGCGGGAGTTCGTCCTGCGCGTCAGCGACACCGGCCAAGGCATCCCCGAGGACCAGCTGACGCGAGTTTTCGAGCCGTTCTTCACGACCAAGGGACTCGATGCGACGGGCTCCGCCGACCATCCTGGTCTCGGTTTGGCGGTGGTCCACGGCATCGTCCGTGACTTGGGGGGAAGCGTCACCTTCTGCTCAACCCCCGAGAGCGGAACGACTTTCTCCGTCCGGCTGCCCTGCCAATCCAAGACACCGGCCGCATAG
- a CDS encoding type II secretion system protein produces MLGRNRGNSIGRGFTLIEVLVVVAIIALLIAVLLPSLTRARESARSAQCTSNLRQVGTATMMYVTDQKSYLPGPLHPMLFRETYDAFYLSRDANDPTSAGGYYRRAHLVHYIRKYFTEASRTGSLTDKVSTCPTAEGIMTRNIKKIIDSGAWSGYAGYRPFHYIVNSAKVTEDSGSGVNTAGQYPRHGTKPPFYFGVIYHGYTWEQWSVTDGSGRSEFDRNNGLRPGQRVPKKIEVIPRPSAEWMFADAWYGEMQGSGGIRAGGTWPYVQGNSSSISPNGDMAIPGWAFHTTTRKFGLTMGETKADTDPRSPRFTDGRTNAAFLDGHCETVRNWKGTSNPCLPNDVSCN; encoded by the coding sequence ATGTTGGGACGGAATCGCGGGAACAGCATCGGGCGGGGTTTCACACTCATCGAAGTGCTTGTCGTCGTCGCGATCATTGCCCTGTTGATCGCAGTGCTCCTGCCGTCCCTCACCCGTGCCCGGGAAAGTGCTCGCTCCGCGCAGTGCACATCCAATTTGAGGCAGGTGGGGACCGCCACGATGATGTACGTGACGGACCAGAAGTCGTACCTGCCCGGTCCCCTGCACCCAATGCTCTTCCGGGAAACATACGACGCCTTCTACTTGAGCAGGGACGCCAATGACCCTACGTCGGCGGGTGGGTACTATCGGCGGGCTCACTTGGTCCATTACATCCGCAAGTACTTCACCGAGGCCTCGCGGACGGGCAGCTTGACCGACAAGGTCTCCACCTGCCCAACCGCCGAGGGCATCATGACCCGCAACATCAAGAAGATCATCGACTCCGGCGCTTGGAGCGGCTATGCGGGTTACCGGCCGTTCCACTACATCGTCAACAGCGCCAAAGTCACCGAGGATTCGGGGAGCGGCGTGAATACGGCCGGACAGTACCCTCGCCACGGAACCAAGCCGCCGTTCTACTTTGGCGTCATCTACCATGGCTACACCTGGGAACAGTGGTCCGTGACCGACGGCAGCGGGCGAAGCGAGTTTGACCGCAACAACGGTCTGAGACCCGGACAGAGGGTGCCCAAGAAGATCGAGGTGATACCGCGGCCCAGCGCCGAGTGGATGTTCGCCGATGCTTGGTACGGCGAGATGCAGGGATCGGGCGGCATCCGGGCCGGCGGGACGTGGCCCTATGTGCAGGGCAACAGTAGTTCGATCTCGCCCAACGGCGACATGGCAATCCCCGGCTGGGCGTTCCACACCACCACCAGGAAGTTCGGCCTGACCATGGGCGAAACCAAGGCCGACACCGACCCGAGGTCCCCGCGCTTCACCGACGGACGGACCAACGCCGCCTTCCTGGACGGGCACTGCGAGACCGTCCGCAACTGGAAGGGCACCAGCAACCCGTGCCTGCCCAACGATGTTTCGTGCAACTGA